The following proteins are encoded in a genomic region of Nomascus leucogenys isolate Asia chromosome 17, Asia_NLE_v1, whole genome shotgun sequence:
- the VMAC gene encoding LOW QUALITY PROTEIN: vimentin-type intermediate filament-associated coiled-coil protein (The sequence of the model RefSeq protein was modified relative to this genomic sequence to represent the inferred CDS: substituted 1 base at 1 genomic stop codon): MSALPALXIQEANAHLAAVHRRAAERTVHAQAEHLALHDQQLRAAVDELGRAKDCEIATLQEQLMTSQATVHSLQATVHPGDELIRQLQPRAELLQDICRRRPPLAALLDALAEAGCVPLPCNPPGPNTSYPHF; this comes from the exons ATGTCGGCGCTGCCGGCCCTGTAGATCCAGGAGGCTAACGCACACCTGGCGGCCGTGCACCGGCGCGCGGCGGAGCGCACGGTGCACGCCCAAGCCGAGCACCTGGCCCTCCACGACCAGCAGCTGCGCGCCGCCGTAGACGAACTGGGTCGCGCCAAGGACTG TGAGATTGCCACACTCCAGGAGCAGCTGATGACCTCACAGGCCACTGTCCACAGCCTGCAGGCCACTGTGCACCCGGGGGACGAGCTCATTAGGCAGTTGCAGCCCCGGGCTGAGCTGCTGCAGGACATCTGCCGCCGCCGGCCACCCCTGGCCGCGCTGCTTGATGCCCTGGCTGAGGCTGGGTGTGTACCTCTTCCTTGCAACCCACCAGGACCTAACACATCATATCCCCACTTTTGA
- the NDUFA11 gene encoding NADH dehydrogenase [ubiquinone] 1 alpha subcomplex subunit 11 produces the protein MAPTVFRQYWDIPDGTDCHRKAYSTTSIASVAGLTAAAYRVTLNPPGTFLEGVAKVGQYTFTAAAVGAVFGLTTCISAQVREKPDDPLNYFLGGCAGGLTLGARTHNYGIGAAACVYLGLVASLVKMGRLEGWEVFAKPKV, from the exons ATGGCGCCGACGGTTTTTCGTCAGTACTGGGATATCCCCGATGGCACCGATTGCCACCGCAAAGCCTACAGCACCACCAGTATTGCCAGCGTCGCTG GCCTGACCGCCGCTGCCTACAGAGTCACACTCAATCCTCCGGGCACCTTCCTTGAAGGAGTGGCTAAGGTCGGACAATACACGTTCACTGCAG CTGCTGTCGGGGCTGTGTTTGGCCTCACCACCTGCATCAGCGCCCAGGTCCGCGAGAAGCCCGATGACCCCCTGAACTACTTCCTCGGTGGCTGCGCCGGAGGCCTGACTCTGGGAGCACGCA CGCACAACTACGGGATTGGCGCCGCCGCCTGTGTGTACTTGGGCTTAGTGGCCTCCCTGGTCAAGATGGGCCGGCTGGAGGGCTGGGAGGTGTTTGCAAAACCCAAGGTGTGA